The following coding sequences lie in one Vibrio sp. BS-M-Sm-2 genomic window:
- the lipB gene encoding lipoyl(octanoyl) transferase LipB, translating into MQNKLIVKKLGRQDYEPVWKAMHKFTDERTEEDVDQVWLVEHNPVFTQGQAGKAEHVLNAGDIPVIQSDRGGQVTYHGPGQLVAYFLINIRRKKFGVRDLVTHIENLVINTLKAYNIDSAARPDAPGVYVDGKKICSLGLRIRRGCSFHGLALNVDMDLSPFLRINPCGYQGMEMAQVSQLGGPSELENVEQQLIQELVELLGYDQVDIQATSNITAEA; encoded by the coding sequence TTGCAAAATAAGCTAATCGTAAAAAAATTAGGCCGTCAGGATTATGAACCTGTATGGAAAGCCATGCATAAGTTCACAGACGAACGCACGGAAGAAGACGTAGACCAAGTTTGGTTGGTTGAACACAACCCTGTCTTCACTCAAGGACAAGCAGGCAAAGCTGAGCATGTTTTAAATGCCGGTGATATCCCTGTGATACAAAGTGACCGCGGCGGCCAAGTGACTTATCACGGCCCAGGTCAGTTAGTTGCTTACTTTCTGATTAACATTCGCCGCAAGAAATTCGGAGTGCGTGATTTGGTTACTCATATCGAGAACCTCGTAATCAATACTCTGAAAGCTTACAATATAGATTCAGCTGCCCGACCTGACGCTCCTGGTGTTTATGTCGATGGCAAGAAAATCTGTTCACTCGGATTACGTATTCGACGTGGCTGCTCGTTCCACGGGCTAGCACTCAACGTCGATATGGACCTGTCTCCATTCCTACGTATTAACCCATGTGGTTATCAAGGTATGGAAATGGCACAGGTCAGCCAACTTGGCGGACCAAGTGAACTAGAAAACGTTGAACAACAGTTAATACAAGAGCTCGTAGAGCTACTCGGCTATGACCAAGTAGACATTCAAGCCACCAGTAACATTACAGCAGAAGCATAA
- a CDS encoding helix-turn-helix domain-containing protein, translating to MSKYSRELKCIIAKQYLDGTSSLYLAKQYSISSRQIRYWAQVFAIHGTDSFLPTNHAATAQTKRKALNLMWTNEWSLTHTSAVLNLSSPGILSVWLKRFNELGIKGLKMRQKGRPSMKQQPQRTTKPDNEMTLEELKEELVYLRTENAVLKKLEELEQEKNRRTKKKRS from the coding sequence ATGTCCAAATATAGCCGAGAGCTAAAATGTATCATTGCTAAGCAATACTTAGATGGCACGTCATCTCTCTACTTAGCAAAACAATATTCAATTTCTTCAAGACAGATACGGTATTGGGCTCAAGTCTTTGCCATCCATGGTACTGATTCATTTTTACCAACTAACCATGCGGCTACTGCTCAGACAAAACGAAAAGCATTGAATTTAATGTGGACGAATGAATGGTCTCTCACGCACACTAGCGCAGTATTAAACCTCTCATCCCCTGGGATACTCTCAGTCTGGCTCAAACGATTTAATGAGCTCGGTATCAAAGGGCTCAAAATGCGCCAGAAAGGAAGACCCTCAATGAAACAGCAACCTCAACGTACCACTAAGCCTGATAATGAAATGACGCTTGAGGAGCTAAAAGAGGAGTTGGTTTACTTACGAACCGAGAATGCCGTTCTAAAAAAGTTGGAAGAGTTGGAGCAGGAAAAAAACCGTCGAACAAAGAAAAAGCGGTCATAG
- a CDS encoding GreA/GreB family elongation factor: protein MNKSELRQIIIEQLESRLRIAQSATQCAIDAATDEETVPEHKYDTLALEASYLAHGQAVRVQECEDDIQCYRNLVLRDSEKITVSSYVVVIDERDKYKHFFMGPRVGGLSVTWNDNEVAIVTANAPFGQALMGKEVGDEIEFKVADKQFCYEVISVD, encoded by the coding sequence ATGAATAAGTCTGAGCTTCGCCAAATAATTATAGAGCAACTCGAATCCCGATTACGTATCGCACAATCTGCCACTCAATGCGCGATTGACGCTGCGACAGATGAAGAGACAGTGCCTGAACATAAGTACGATACATTGGCGCTAGAAGCTTCATATCTTGCCCATGGTCAAGCGGTGAGGGTGCAAGAGTGTGAGGACGATATTCAGTGTTATCGTAACTTAGTGCTGCGTGATAGTGAGAAGATTACGGTGAGCAGCTATGTTGTGGTCATTGACGAGCGAGATAAATATAAACACTTCTTTATGGGGCCGAGAGTTGGGGGGCTGTCTGTCACGTGGAATGATAATGAAGTAGCTATCGTGACGGCAAATGCACCTTTTGGTCAGGCGTTAATGGGTAAAGAAGTCGGTGATGAAATTGAATTTAAAGTTGCTGATAAACAGTTTTGCTACGAAGTGATATCGGTTGACTGA
- a CDS encoding ATP-dependent DNA helicase RecQ, giving the protein MIEQKLKQVFGFDSLRNGQKQVINNVLSGHSTAAIFPTGSGKSLCYQLPALELPHLTLVISPLLALMKDQLAFLHSKGISAAAIESSQDRQITQQVMQSVRNGDTKILMISVERLKNERFRQFISQVPLSLLVVDEAHCISEWGHNFRPDYLKLPQYQKQLNIPQVLLLTATATTSVIQDMKSKFEIDEERVVVTGFYRQNLDLSIQPCEQTSKLETLCNVVNQASLAPTIVYVTLQQTAEMVAQQLRNAGVNAVAYHAGLKPENRDAIQHQFMNDEVSCIVATIAFGMGVDKSNIRRVIHFDLPKSIENYSQEIGRAGRDGQASECILLANKHGLSTLENFVFGDTPDNISIQAVLKEIYENQNIGASGSNQWEIMLNQLSRESNIRQLPLKTLLVYLEIEGVIEPKYSYFADYKFKFIRPKQQITEQFQSERRQFVEAIFQCSPQARVWCQVDFDALWTHFQADRQRVIAAIDYFNEQGWIELESKQITDVYTIHNTSEDMMQLSERLTELFKAKENSEINRLSQMLNFFEADTCLSSRLASYFADDKAPTNCGHCSVCRGEVAILPTVDVEPVDDETVMTWIHEFISASQQLITDEAITRFLCGIATPLSTKLKASKMVGYGKLEQQPFSDTLARVKQLPR; this is encoded by the coding sequence ATGATTGAGCAGAAGCTAAAACAAGTATTCGGATTCGACTCACTGCGTAATGGACAAAAGCAAGTCATTAATAATGTTCTATCTGGTCACTCAACTGCGGCCATATTCCCTACAGGCTCAGGTAAATCTCTGTGTTATCAATTACCAGCATTAGAATTGCCGCACTTAACCTTGGTGATATCACCGCTGTTAGCCTTGATGAAAGACCAACTCGCTTTCCTGCACAGTAAAGGCATTAGCGCGGCAGCAATCGAATCAAGCCAAGACAGACAAATCACCCAACAGGTCATGCAGTCGGTACGTAACGGTGATACAAAGATCCTCATGATCTCCGTTGAACGCTTGAAGAACGAGCGCTTTCGTCAGTTTATCTCTCAAGTGCCGCTCTCACTGCTTGTGGTCGATGAAGCGCACTGTATTTCAGAATGGGGACACAACTTCAGACCAGATTACCTGAAGCTTCCTCAATATCAGAAACAGCTCAATATTCCTCAAGTGCTGCTACTGACAGCAACCGCGACGACATCTGTTATCCAAGATATGAAATCGAAGTTCGAAATTGATGAGGAACGCGTTGTGGTTACGGGGTTCTATCGTCAAAACCTCGACCTGTCGATTCAACCTTGCGAACAAACCAGCAAGCTAGAAACCTTGTGTAATGTCGTTAACCAAGCTTCTCTCGCTCCAACTATTGTTTATGTCACCCTTCAACAAACAGCAGAGATGGTGGCTCAGCAACTTCGCAATGCTGGCGTTAATGCGGTGGCTTACCATGCGGGTCTTAAGCCTGAAAATAGAGATGCTATTCAACATCAATTCATGAATGATGAAGTGAGCTGTATCGTCGCAACCATTGCGTTTGGTATGGGCGTGGATAAGTCCAACATTCGCCGAGTAATTCACTTTGATTTACCAAAATCGATAGAGAACTACTCACAAGAGATCGGCAGAGCTGGCCGAGATGGTCAAGCGTCTGAATGTATTCTACTCGCTAACAAACATGGTTTAAGCACACTCGAGAACTTCGTTTTTGGTGATACGCCCGACAACATATCGATCCAGGCAGTATTGAAAGAGATCTACGAAAATCAAAACATTGGCGCTTCTGGCTCGAACCAATGGGAGATCATGCTTAACCAGCTATCACGTGAATCCAACATTCGTCAATTACCGCTTAAAACACTACTGGTGTATCTCGAAATTGAAGGTGTGATTGAGCCGAAGTACAGCTACTTTGCTGATTACAAATTTAAGTTCATTCGCCCAAAGCAGCAGATCACAGAGCAATTTCAAAGTGAACGTCGTCAATTTGTAGAAGCAATTTTCCAATGCTCTCCTCAAGCAAGAGTGTGGTGCCAAGTCGACTTCGATGCACTTTGGACTCACTTCCAAGCCGATCGTCAGCGCGTAATTGCAGCTATCGATTACTTCAATGAACAAGGTTGGATTGAATTGGAGAGCAAGCAGATCACGGATGTCTACACGATCCACAATACTTCTGAAGATATGATGCAACTGTCCGAGCGTCTAACTGAGTTGTTTAAAGCAAAAGAGAACAGCGAGATAAACCGTCTTAGCCAAATGCTGAATTTCTTTGAGGCGGATACTTGCCTTAGCTCACGCCTTGCGAGTTACTTTGCTGATGATAAAGCACCAACAAACTGCGGTCACTGCTCTGTATGTCGAGGAGAAGTGGCAATCTTACCAACCGTTGATGTTGAACCTGTCGATGATGAGACGGTGATGACATGGATACATGAATTTATTTCTGCTAGCCAACAATTGATTACCGACGAAGCTATTACTCGCTTCTTATGCGGAATCGCCACCCCACTTTCAACCAAGCTTAAAGCCAGCAAAATGGTTGGTTACGGTAAGCTAGAGCAGCAACCATTCAGTGATACCTTAGCGCGAGTTAAGCAACTTCCTAGATAA
- the nqrM gene encoding (Na+)-NQR maturation NqrM, with protein MNTFLITFGVFLAVIAAMSIGYIIQKKVVKGSCGGLGAVGIDKVCNCPEPCDARKKREAREAYREEKLAERQQKEAAWSKDRIA; from the coding sequence ATGAATACATTTCTGATTACATTTGGTGTTTTTCTTGCAGTAATCGCAGCAATGTCAATTGGCTACATTATCCAAAAGAAAGTTGTGAAAGGTAGCTGTGGTGGCTTAGGTGCTGTTGGTATTGATAAAGTATGTAACTGTCCTGAACCCTGTGACGCGCGTAAGAAGCGTGAAGCACGTGAAGCTTACCGTGAAGAGAAGCTAGCTGAACGCCAACAAAAAGAAGCGGCTTGGAGTAAAGACCGTATCGCCTAA
- a CDS encoding FAD:protein FMN transferase, producing the protein MRIWLVALTSLIFLAGCEQPREQVHLSGPTMGTSYNIKYINGDEFPESNEVHTEIDRLLEEVNDQMSTYREDSELSRFNQHKGADAFEVSEQTAIVVKEAIRLNGLTEGALDVTVGPLVNLWGFGPEARPEVVPSDEELAARKAKVGIHHLSVEGNKLTKDLPNLYVDLSTIAKGWGVDVVADYLDSIGIHNYMVEVGGEIRLKGLNRENVGWRIAIEKPSIDERNIQEIIEPGDMAIATSGDYRNYFERDGVRYSHIINPETGKPLHHKVVSVTVLNPSSMTADGLSTGLMVLGEEKGMEVANQHNIPVFMVVKTADGFKEIASEAFKPYLGK; encoded by the coding sequence GTGAGAATTTGGCTTGTTGCATTAACTTCTTTAATTTTTCTTGCTGGCTGTGAACAGCCAAGAGAGCAAGTGCATTTAAGTGGCCCGACAATGGGCACCAGTTACAATATTAAATACATCAATGGTGATGAATTTCCGGAGTCTAACGAAGTTCATACTGAGATCGATCGTCTACTTGAAGAAGTGAATGATCAAATGTCGACTTACCGTGAAGACTCAGAGCTGAGTCGTTTCAACCAACACAAAGGTGCGGACGCATTCGAAGTCTCTGAACAAACCGCTATCGTTGTGAAAGAAGCAATTCGTTTGAACGGTCTTACTGAAGGTGCGCTGGATGTTACGGTTGGTCCATTAGTTAACCTTTGGGGTTTTGGTCCTGAAGCTCGTCCGGAAGTGGTTCCATCAGATGAAGAGCTTGCTGCTCGTAAAGCTAAAGTTGGTATTCATCACTTGAGCGTTGAAGGCAACAAGTTAACTAAAGACTTGCCTAATTTGTACGTCGACCTGTCAACCATTGCAAAAGGTTGGGGCGTTGATGTTGTTGCTGATTACCTTGATTCAATTGGTATTCACAACTACATGGTAGAAGTAGGTGGTGAAATCCGCTTGAAAGGCCTAAACCGAGAAAATGTAGGCTGGCGTATTGCCATCGAGAAGCCAAGTATTGACGAACGCAACATTCAAGAGATCATCGAACCTGGTGATATGGCGATCGCAACGTCTGGTGACTACCGCAACTATTTTGAGCGTGATGGTGTTCGTTACTCACACATCATCAACCCAGAAACAGGAAAGCCTCTTCATCATAAAGTGGTTTCTGTGACTGTTTTAAACCCGTCTTCAATGACTGCAGACGGCTTATCTACTGGCCTTATGGTCTTAGGTGAGGAAAAAGGAATGGAAGTCGCAAACCAACATAACATTCCAGTGTTCATGGTGGTAAAAACAGCAGATGGCTTTAAAGAAATTGCTTCTGAAGCATTTAAGCCATACTTAGGTAAATAA
- a CDS encoding sodium-dependent transporter, whose amino-acid sequence MDQQSSSSREHFSSRLGFILAAAGAAVGLGNIWGFPTQVASNGGGAFLLVYLIMIFVVAFPMLVVEMAIGRHGQANPVDSMRSLTANPLGKKVGEFVGWIGLSVPSAVLAFYSIVGGWLICFLIGAVADLIGLEAAADWFKGFSVERNVFGTVAFYVLTILIVQGGVKQGIEKWSTRLMPALFVLFGLLFVYIMTQAGAIEGLKHYLVPDFEKVWDRKLILAAMGQGFFSLTIGGCSMLVYGSYLSKKENLPKMAMNVTLVDTAVAFIAGLVVMPAMFVAMQKGVQIYAEDGSLLSSDTLVFTVLPLMFDSLGVLGQIFAIVFFLLLTIAALTSSISMLEGPVALVSERFNTRRTPTSWVIGGAIALFSVVIVYNFAAMFGMVATIATQYLQPIAALMFCLFGGWVWSRASKVKELEQGCSDFQLGWFGKVWPMYVKFVCPILVATVIWASFG is encoded by the coding sequence ATGGACCAACAATCTTCCTCTTCAAGAGAGCATTTTAGCTCTCGTTTAGGCTTTATTTTAGCAGCGGCTGGTGCAGCGGTTGGCTTAGGTAATATTTGGGGGTTCCCGACTCAAGTTGCCAGCAATGGTGGCGGTGCTTTCCTTTTGGTCTATTTGATCATGATCTTTGTGGTTGCTTTCCCAATGCTAGTGGTTGAGATGGCGATCGGTCGTCACGGCCAAGCAAATCCAGTTGATAGCATGCGCTCGTTGACGGCAAACCCTTTAGGTAAAAAAGTCGGTGAGTTTGTCGGTTGGATTGGCTTAAGTGTACCAAGTGCCGTATTGGCGTTTTATAGTATTGTTGGTGGTTGGTTAATCTGCTTCCTAATTGGCGCCGTCGCTGATCTGATTGGTTTAGAGGCTGCTGCTGATTGGTTTAAAGGCTTCAGCGTTGAGCGTAATGTATTTGGTACCGTCGCGTTCTATGTGCTGACGATTCTGATTGTACAGGGTGGTGTTAAGCAAGGCATCGAGAAGTGGTCGACGCGTTTGATGCCAGCACTGTTTGTGTTGTTCGGCCTATTGTTTGTCTACATCATGACGCAAGCTGGTGCGATAGAAGGCTTAAAACATTACCTAGTTCCAGACTTTGAGAAAGTGTGGGATAGAAAGCTGATTCTAGCGGCGATGGGGCAAGGCTTCTTCTCGCTAACGATTGGTGGCTGTTCAATGTTGGTTTATGGCTCTTACTTAAGTAAGAAAGAAAACCTGCCAAAAATGGCGATGAACGTGACGCTGGTAGATACTGCAGTGGCTTTTATTGCTGGTTTGGTAGTAATGCCTGCAATGTTTGTTGCGATGCAAAAAGGTGTTCAAATCTACGCCGAAGATGGATCGCTGTTAAGTTCTGACACGCTGGTGTTTACAGTTCTGCCTTTGATGTTTGATAGTTTAGGTGTGCTTGGTCAGATCTTCGCGATTGTTTTCTTCTTGTTGCTAACCATTGCCGCGCTGACTTCTTCGATCTCAATGCTAGAGGGCCCGGTGGCGTTAGTGAGTGAGCGTTTTAATACTAGACGCACGCCAACAAGCTGGGTGATTGGTGGCGCTATCGCGCTGTTTAGTGTGGTGATTGTTTACAACTTTGCTGCGATGTTTGGCATGGTAGCGACGATTGCAACTCAGTACCTTCAACCGATCGCCGCATTGATGTTCTGTTTGTTCGGCGGCTGGGTATGGAGCCGAGCTTCAAAAGTGAAAGAGCTTGAGCAAGGTTGCTCTGATTTCCAATTGGGTTGGTTTGGTAAGGTTTGGCCTATGTATGTGAAGTTCGTGTGCCCAATCTTGGTAGCAACGGTAATCTGGGCTTCTTTCGGCTAA
- the dinB gene encoding DNA polymerase IV has product MCSAGEERVRKIIHVDMDCFYAAVEMRDNPAYRNRPLAVGGHEKQRGVLSTCNYEARKFGVRSAMPTGKALQLCPNLLVVPGRMSVYVEISKKIREIFSRYTSVIEPLSLDEAFLDVTDSKQCHGSATLIAESIRRDIWNELNLTASAGIAPIKFLAKVASDLNKPNGQFVIPPQDVQSVIDELPLEKIPGVGKVSIEKLHQAGFFTCKDIKESDYRDLLLKFGRQGASLWKRSHGIDDREVIIERERKSVGVERTFTQNISTYAECWQVIEDKLFPELETRLEKASPSKAIIKQGIKLKFADFQQTTIEHIHASLDREHFKELLSEILKRQQGREIRLLGLSVMLQPKDQMRQLSFF; this is encoded by the coding sequence ATGTGTAGCGCGGGTGAAGAGAGAGTAAGAAAAATAATTCATGTCGATATGGATTGTTTTTACGCGGCTGTAGAAATGCGTGATAACCCTGCTTACCGAAATCGCCCGTTAGCTGTTGGTGGGCATGAAAAGCAACGCGGCGTTTTGAGCACCTGTAATTATGAAGCCCGCAAGTTTGGTGTTCGCTCTGCAATGCCGACAGGAAAAGCCCTACAGCTTTGTCCTAACCTATTGGTTGTGCCGGGAAGAATGTCGGTCTATGTCGAGATATCTAAAAAGATCCGTGAAATCTTCTCTCGATACACATCAGTCATTGAGCCTCTTTCTTTGGATGAAGCTTTCCTTGATGTCACCGATTCTAAGCAGTGTCATGGTTCAGCTACACTTATTGCTGAGTCGATTCGCCGTGATATTTGGAATGAACTAAATCTGACGGCTTCTGCAGGTATTGCGCCGATTAAATTTTTGGCGAAAGTGGCCTCGGATCTGAATAAGCCCAATGGTCAGTTTGTTATCCCTCCACAAGATGTGCAATCAGTGATCGATGAGCTACCACTTGAAAAGATTCCTGGTGTCGGCAAGGTGAGTATTGAAAAGTTGCATCAAGCAGGCTTTTTTACTTGTAAGGATATCAAGGAGTCTGACTATCGAGACCTGCTACTCAAGTTTGGCCGTCAAGGTGCATCACTCTGGAAGCGCAGTCATGGCATTGATGATCGAGAAGTTATCATCGAGCGCGAGCGAAAATCGGTAGGCGTAGAGCGCACCTTTACCCAAAATATTTCAACCTACGCCGAATGCTGGCAGGTAATCGAAGACAAGTTGTTTCCTGAACTCGAAACTCGTTTAGAAAAAGCCAGCCCAAGCAAAGCGATCATCAAACAGGGCATTAAGCTCAAGTTTGCCGACTTTCAACAAACTACTATTGAGCACATCCACGCCTCTTTAGATCGTGAACACTTCAAAGAACTGTTAAGTGAAATACTGAAAAGACAACAGGGGCGAGAAATACGTCTGCTTGGTTTAAGTGTGATGCTGCAACCCAAAGATCAAATGCGCCAGTTGAGTTTCTTTTAG
- the lipA gene encoding lipoyl synthase gives MSKPIQMEKGVKYRDADKMALIPVKNMPAEQKEVLRKPEWMKIKLPSDSHRIQEIKSAMRKNNLHSVCEEASCPNLAECFNHGTATFMILGAICTRRCPFCDVAHGRPVAPEAEEPKKLAKTIKDMKLKYVVITSVDRDDLRDGGAQHFADCNREIRELNPHIRIETLVPDFRGRMDVALDLMKDNPPDVFNHNLETAPRLYRKARPGANYKWSLDLLKKFKEQHPDIPTKSGVMMGLGETKEEIVQVLKDLREHGVTMLTLGQYLAPSRHHLPVERYVPPSEFDELKEIALELGFTHAACGPFVRSSYHADLQAQGMEIK, from the coding sequence ATGAGCAAACCAATCCAAATGGAAAAAGGCGTTAAATATCGTGACGCTGACAAAATGGCATTAATTCCCGTAAAGAATATGCCTGCTGAACAGAAAGAAGTTCTACGTAAGCCTGAATGGATGAAGATTAAACTTCCTTCAGACAGCCATCGTATTCAAGAAATCAAATCAGCAATGCGCAAAAACAACCTGCACTCAGTTTGTGAAGAAGCGTCTTGCCCTAACCTAGCCGAGTGTTTCAATCACGGTACGGCAACGTTTATGATTCTTGGCGCTATCTGTACTCGTCGCTGCCCGTTCTGTGATGTTGCCCATGGTCGTCCTGTTGCTCCTGAAGCAGAAGAGCCGAAGAAACTGGCTAAGACGATTAAAGACATGAAACTGAAGTACGTAGTAATCACTTCAGTTGACCGTGATGACTTGCGTGACGGCGGTGCTCAGCACTTTGCTGACTGTAACCGTGAGATTCGCGAACTAAACCCACATATTCGTATCGAAACACTGGTTCCAGACTTCCGCGGTCGTATGGATGTTGCGCTTGATCTAATGAAAGACAACCCGCCAGATGTTTTCAACCACAACCTAGAGACAGCGCCACGTCTATACCGTAAAGCGCGTCCAGGTGCGAACTACAAGTGGTCTCTTGATCTACTGAAGAAATTCAAAGAGCAGCACCCTGATATTCCAACAAAATCAGGTGTGATGATGGGTCTTGGTGAGACGAAAGAAGAGATCGTTCAAGTACTGAAAGACCTTCGCGAACATGGTGTGACTATGCTGACACTAGGCCAATACCTAGCACCAAGCCGCCACCACTTACCAGTAGAACGCTACGTGCCGCCTTCTGAGTTCGATGAGCTGAAAGAGATTGCTCTAGAGCTTGGCTTCACTCACGCAGCTTGTGGTCCATTTGTACGTTCTTCTTACCATGCAGACTTACAAGCTCAAGGTATGGAAATTAAGTAA
- a CDS encoding YggN family protein has protein sequence MKKSVLIASLTAVISVVSLPTFAAQCRVDLKNELRIDDQKVEIHQVNGDTAVFDGNNDLYIHGEKVELDANQQAAIEKYRENMSEYLPRAKQMASDSLALANDVIDDIAASLDSPESFDNVKESMKTYFAELEARYYKDGELVLPAESFDSMANGWSEDFEKAKEIFNQEFISSAFNAMSEKMKQDGGLNLTELADSMAELKLKVEERMKEHSQQVQEEANEFCDSLDEMAEQEQELHEIIPNLKDYQVFTI, from the coding sequence ATGAAAAAAAGCGTATTAATTGCATCATTAACAGCGGTAATCTCTGTTGTGAGCCTGCCAACTTTTGCTGCTCAGTGTCGCGTTGATTTGAAGAATGAATTACGAATCGATGATCAAAAAGTCGAAATCCATCAAGTGAATGGCGATACTGCCGTTTTTGATGGCAACAACGATCTCTATATTCATGGTGAGAAGGTTGAGCTTGATGCCAACCAACAAGCGGCGATTGAGAAATACCGCGAAAACATGAGTGAGTACTTACCACGCGCAAAACAAATGGCGAGCGATAGCCTAGCGTTAGCCAATGACGTGATTGATGATATTGCGGCTAGTCTGGATTCACCTGAGTCATTTGATAATGTAAAAGAATCAATGAAAACCTACTTTGCTGAGCTGGAAGCGCGTTACTATAAAGATGGCGAGTTAGTGCTACCAGCAGAAAGCTTTGATTCGATGGCCAATGGTTGGTCTGAAGATTTCGAGAAGGCTAAAGAGATCTTTAACCAAGAATTTATTTCTAGCGCTTTTAATGCGATGTCAGAAAAAATGAAACAAGACGGTGGTCTAAACCTTACCGAACTAGCTGACAGTATGGCTGAATTAAAGCTGAAAGTTGAAGAGCGAATGAAAGAACACTCTCAACAAGTACAAGAAGAAGCAAACGAGTTCTGTGATTCTCTTGATGAGATGGCGGAACAAGAGCAAGAGTTGCATGAAATCATTCCGAACCTAAAAGACTATCAAGTCTTCACGATCTAA
- a CDS encoding IS3 family transposase: MALTLKGKYPLKHLLHTLQLAKSVFYYQAQTSKRPNSYERELRLIKSIYHEHKGRYGYRRIHLELKNQGFVLNHKTVQRLMAQLNLKSTVRIKKYRSYRGESGTAAPNVLERDFSATQPDEKWVTDVTEFKVKEQKVYLSPVVDLFTQEVVAYRVAKSACLPLVTDMLTEAISKLKPNSKPIIHSDQGWQYRHRQYQKKVAESGLTQSMSRKGNCLDNAVAENFFALLKTEMYHNQSFEDADALIEQIKEYIEYYNTKRIKVKLKGLTPIEYRTQALKAA, from the coding sequence ATAGCTCTAACTCTTAAAGGCAAGTACCCGTTGAAGCACTTACTGCACACTCTACAGCTGGCAAAAAGTGTCTTTTATTATCAGGCTCAAACGAGCAAGCGCCCAAATAGCTACGAACGTGAGCTGCGGTTGATAAAGTCAATTTATCATGAGCATAAGGGCCGATACGGCTACCGCCGTATTCACTTGGAATTAAAAAATCAGGGGTTCGTGCTTAACCACAAAACGGTTCAAAGGCTTATGGCTCAGCTCAACCTTAAATCGACGGTCAGGATTAAAAAGTATCGTTCATACCGAGGAGAGTCTGGAACAGCTGCTCCCAACGTGCTTGAAAGAGATTTTAGTGCGACTCAACCCGACGAAAAGTGGGTAACTGATGTCACGGAGTTCAAAGTCAAAGAGCAGAAAGTATACTTGTCTCCCGTTGTCGACTTGTTTACTCAGGAAGTGGTTGCTTATAGAGTGGCCAAAAGTGCCTGCTTGCCGCTAGTCACGGATATGCTGACGGAAGCCATATCAAAGCTTAAACCCAACTCAAAGCCAATTATACATAGCGATCAAGGTTGGCAATATCGCCATCGACAGTATCAAAAAAAGGTAGCGGAGAGTGGGTTAACACAAAGCATGTCGAGAAAAGGTAACTGCTTGGATAATGCGGTTGCTGAAAACTTTTTTGCTTTACTCAAAACAGAGATGTATCACAACCAAAGCTTTGAAGATGCAGATGCTCTGATAGAGCAAATTAAAGAATACATCGAGTACTACAATACCAAACGTATAAAAGTGAAACTAAAAGGCCTGACTCCGATAGAATATCGAACTCAGGCCTTGAAAGCCGCTTAA